From a single Streptomyces sp. NBC_00237 genomic region:
- a CDS encoding GNAT family N-acetyltransferase: MSTTTVTSSHVLDNAAWAALTGPHAHFAERFGRAARYPSGVSPFTALEDPADPRAWEDLARLVGTPDTVTPVSGVLEVPDGWGIEQSIEGVQLVDTALRAEHAPEAVRIGAADVPEVLELVALTQPGPFLPRTVELGAYLGLRDENGRLIALAGERLRLPGWTEISAVCTHPDYRGRGVATRLVRAVAAGIRERGDTPFLHTGAHNTQAIRLYESLGFTLRRHVRFLLVRTPST; the protein is encoded by the coding sequence ATGTCGACCACCACTGTCACCTCCTCCCACGTACTGGACAACGCCGCGTGGGCCGCGTTGACCGGGCCGCACGCTCACTTCGCCGAGCGGTTCGGGCGGGCGGCCCGCTACCCGTCGGGCGTCTCGCCGTTCACGGCCCTGGAGGACCCCGCCGATCCGCGTGCCTGGGAGGACCTGGCCCGGCTCGTCGGGACCCCCGACACCGTCACCCCCGTGAGCGGGGTGCTGGAGGTGCCCGACGGGTGGGGGATCGAGCAGAGCATCGAGGGGGTGCAGCTGGTCGACACCGCGCTGCGCGCCGAACACGCGCCGGAAGCGGTACGGATCGGGGCCGCCGACGTCCCCGAGGTGCTCGAACTCGTCGCCCTCACCCAGCCCGGGCCCTTCCTTCCCCGAACGGTCGAGCTGGGGGCCTACCTCGGCCTCCGCGACGAGAACGGGCGGCTGATCGCCCTGGCGGGCGAGCGGCTCCGGCTGCCGGGCTGGACGGAGATCAGTGCGGTCTGCACGCATCCGGATTACCGGGGGAGAGGGGTGGCGACCCGGTTGGTTCGGGCGGTGGCGGCGGGCATCAGGGAGCGGGGGGACACTCCCTTTCTCCACACGGGGGCGCACAACACCCAGGCGATCCGACTCTACGAATCCCTCGGCTTCACCCTTCGCAGACACGTCCGCTTCCTCCTCGTCCGCACCCCGTCCACCTAG
- a CDS encoding electron transfer flavoprotein subunit beta/FixA family protein: MSLRIVVCVKYVPDATGDRHFADDLTVDRDDVDGLLSELDEYAVEQALQIADEADDAEITVLTVGPEDAKDALRKALSMGADKAVHVEDDDLHGSDVMATSLVLAKAIEKTGYDLVIAGMASTDGTMGVLPAILAERLGVPQVTLLSEVKVADGKVTGRRDGDAASEQLEASLPAVVSVTDQSGEARYPSFKGIMAAKKKPVESLDLDDLDLEAELVGLAGSWTAVDAADKRPERTAGTIVKDEGEGGKQLAAFLAGQKFI, encoded by the coding sequence GTGAGCTTGAGGATCGTTGTCTGTGTGAAGTACGTGCCCGACGCCACTGGCGACCGGCACTTCGCCGATGACCTGACGGTCGACCGGGACGATGTCGACGGTCTGCTGTCGGAGCTGGACGAGTACGCGGTCGAGCAGGCGCTGCAGATCGCGGACGAGGCCGATGACGCGGAGATCACCGTGCTGACGGTGGGTCCCGAGGACGCGAAGGACGCGCTGCGCAAGGCGTTGTCGATGGGTGCGGACAAGGCGGTGCACGTCGAGGACGACGATCTGCACGGCTCCGACGTGATGGCGACGTCGCTGGTGCTCGCGAAGGCGATCGAGAAGACGGGTTACGACCTGGTGATCGCCGGTATGGCGTCCACCGACGGCACGATGGGTGTGCTCCCGGCGATCCTGGCCGAGCGCCTGGGTGTCCCGCAGGTCACCCTGCTGTCCGAGGTCAAGGTCGCCGACGGCAAGGTGACTGGCCGCCGGGACGGCGACGCGGCCTCCGAGCAGCTCGAAGCCTCCCTCCCGGCCGTGGTGTCGGTGACCGACCAGTCCGGTGAGGCCCGCTACCCCTCGTTCAAGGGGATCATGGCGGCGAAGAAGAAGCCGGTGGAGTCCCTGGACCTGGACGACCTGGACCTGGAGGCCGAGCTGGTGGGCCTGGCAGGCTCCTGGACCGCAGTCGACGCGGCGGACAAGCGTCCCGAGCGCACCGCGGGCACGATCGTCAAGGACGAGGGCGAGGGCGGCAAGCAGCTCGCCGCGTTCCTCGCGGGCCAGAAGTTCATCTGA
- a CDS encoding ABC transporter substrate-binding protein, with protein sequence MRTPSLRSTFLRGATATAAVAALAVSLAACGGDSGAATKTDNAEAGTLTVGRLSNGAAKETEIKVDEVKSISAKLPKKIADSGKLAVGVGALPAGFPPLSFVGEDQKTLTGVEPDLSRLIGAVLGVEVEIKNSTWENMFVGVDSGKVDVAVSNITVTEERKKKYEFASYRKDNLSFEVQKSSTWNFNDDYRNLAGRTVAVSNGTNQEKIILEWKAKLAKEGKQLNVKYFQDLNATFLALSSGKIDAYFGPNPAVSYHVASTAKSPKPTRSAGSFSGAGGTLQGLIAATAKKGSGLAGPLAEAINHLIKNGQYPKTLAAWNLSNEALTTSRIDPPGLPLDNS encoded by the coding sequence ATGCGCACCCCCAGCCTCCGCAGCACGTTCCTCCGAGGTGCCACCGCCACCGCGGCCGTCGCCGCCCTGGCGGTCTCCCTCGCCGCCTGCGGCGGCGACAGCGGCGCCGCGACCAAGACCGACAACGCCGAGGCCGGAACCCTCACCGTCGGCCGCCTCTCCAACGGTGCCGCCAAGGAGACCGAGATCAAGGTGGACGAGGTGAAGTCGATCAGTGCCAAGCTGCCCAAGAAGATCGCGGACAGCGGCAAGCTGGCGGTGGGGGTGGGCGCTCTGCCCGCCGGGTTCCCGCCGCTGTCCTTCGTCGGCGAGGACCAGAAGACCCTCACGGGAGTCGAACCGGACCTCTCCCGGCTGATCGGCGCGGTCCTCGGCGTCGAGGTCGAGATCAAGAACTCGACCTGGGAGAACATGTTCGTCGGCGTCGACAGCGGCAAGGTCGACGTGGCCGTCTCCAACATCACCGTCACGGAGGAGCGCAAGAAGAAGTACGAGTTCGCCTCGTACCGCAAGGACAACCTCAGCTTCGAGGTCCAGAAGAGCAGCACCTGGAACTTCAACGACGACTACCGCAACCTCGCGGGCCGCACCGTCGCCGTCAGCAACGGCACCAACCAGGAGAAGATCATCCTGGAGTGGAAGGCGAAGCTGGCCAAGGAGGGCAAGCAGCTCAACGTCAAGTACTTCCAGGACCTCAACGCCACGTTCCTGGCGCTGTCCAGCGGGAAGATCGACGCCTACTTCGGGCCGAACCCGGCCGTTTCGTACCACGTCGCGTCGACGGCGAAGTCCCCGAAGCCGACGCGCAGCGCGGGCTCCTTCTCGGGGGCAGGGGGGACCCTCCAGGGGCTCATCGCGGCCACCGCGAAGAAGGGGAGCGGGCTGGCCGGGCCGCTCGCCGAGGCGATCAACCACCTGATCAAGAACGGCCAGTACCCCAAGACGCTCGCCGCCTGGAACCTCTCCAACGAGGCGCTCACCACGTCGCGGATCGACCCGCCCGGTCTGCCGCTCGACAACTCCTGA
- a CDS encoding GNAT family N-acetyltransferase, producing the protein MHPFLETGRLVLRAFTEADADELFALDNDPEVMRFINGGSPTTLDSIRTRTLPRLLHEYPGFGTRGYWATEERATGTFLGWFEFCPVDDRTPTVVELGYRLNRAAWGRGYATEGSRALIARGFTELGVERVTANTMAVNTRSRNVMEKSGLTFLRHFTGDWPDAIEGSEHGEVEYDLTRAAWEKRC; encoded by the coding sequence ATGCACCCCTTCCTGGAGACCGGCCGGCTCGTCCTGCGGGCGTTCACCGAGGCCGACGCCGACGAGCTGTTCGCGCTGGACAACGACCCCGAGGTCATGCGCTTCATCAACGGCGGCAGTCCGACCACCCTCGACTCGATCCGGACCCGGACCCTGCCCCGGCTCCTCCACGAGTACCCGGGCTTCGGAACCCGGGGCTACTGGGCCACGGAGGAGCGGGCCACCGGAACCTTCCTCGGCTGGTTCGAGTTCTGCCCGGTCGACGACCGCACCCCCACCGTGGTGGAGCTCGGCTACCGGCTGAACCGAGCTGCCTGGGGCCGCGGTTACGCCACCGAGGGCTCGCGCGCCTTGATCGCCAGGGGCTTCACGGAGCTGGGGGTGGAACGGGTGACGGCCAACACCATGGCGGTCAACACGAGGTCCCGGAACGTGATGGAGAAGTCGGGCCTCACCTTCCTGCGCCACTTCACCGGCGACTGGCCGGACGCGATCGAGGGCTCCGAACACGGCGAGGTGGAGTACGACCTCACGCGCGCCGCATGGGAGAAGCGATGCTAG
- a CDS encoding putative leader peptide: protein MPRNGLTRRLHIDLLRVSSAY from the coding sequence ATGCCCAGGAACGGATTGACGAGGCGGCTGCACATCGACCTGCTGCGTGTCTCCAGCGCGTATTAG
- a CDS encoding DUF1772 domain-containing protein yields MTKKRTAHTAQGTALGAATVASGLVAGVWYAFACGVMPALARTEDRVYVEVMQQINVVIENPVFFAGFFGALILIAVCAWQQRGKPAGRWVLAALVLYVLVVGVTSGANVPLNNELAAAGAPAGIADPGAVRERFEDPWVLWNIVRGVLGTAAVYCLWHATTRLRAARPDSAALPHARTTRI; encoded by the coding sequence ATGACGAAGAAGCGCACGGCACACACAGCACAAGGAACGGCTCTCGGGGCGGCGACCGTGGCGTCCGGCCTGGTGGCGGGCGTCTGGTACGCGTTCGCCTGTGGAGTGATGCCCGCTCTGGCGCGTACCGAGGACCGTGTCTACGTGGAGGTCATGCAGCAGATCAACGTCGTGATCGAGAACCCGGTGTTCTTCGCGGGGTTCTTCGGGGCGCTGATCCTGATCGCGGTGTGCGCCTGGCAGCAGCGCGGGAAGCCCGCCGGGCGGTGGGTGCTCGCCGCCCTCGTGCTGTACGTGCTGGTGGTCGGTGTGACCTCCGGGGCGAACGTGCCCCTCAACAACGAGCTCGCCGCCGCCGGGGCCCCGGCCGGGATCGCCGATCCGGGGGCCGTGCGCGAACGCTTCGAGGACCCCTGGGTGCTGTGGAACATCGTCCGCGGTGTCCTCGGCACCGCGGCCGTGTACTGCCTGTGGCACGCCACCACCCGCCTGCGCGCCGCACGCCCGGACTCGGCGGCCCTTCCGCACGCCCGGACCACCCGCATCTGA
- a CDS encoding NtaA/DmoA family FMN-dependent monooxygenase (This protein belongs to a clade of FMN-dependent monooxygenases, within a broader family of flavin-dependent oxidoreductases, the luciferase-like monooxygenase (LMM) family, some of whose members use coenzyme F420 rather than FMN.), which yields MSKPLKQIHLAAHFPGVNNTTVWSDPSAGSHIEFSSFVEFAQIAERAKFDFLFLAEGLRLREQGGKIYDLDVVGRPDTFTVLAALAAVTDRLGLTGTINSTFNEPYEVARQFASLDHLSAGRAAWNVVTSWDAFTGENFRRGGFLPQEERYSRAKEFLATAHELFDSWHGDEILADQETGHFLREAKAGAFEHRGQHFDIQGQFNVPRSPQGRPVIFQAGDSEEGREFAASSADAIFSRHATLKEGQAFYRDVKDRLVRYGRDRDQLLILPAATFVLGDTEAEAQETAREVRRLQVSGATALKHLEFVWNRDLSSYDPDGPLPDVEPDLGEHTVARGRAQVRMYRDPLAIVREWREKAEANNWSIRDLVIETGNRQSFVGTPETVAAEIDELVQADASDGFILVPHITPGGLAPFADKVVPLLQERGVFRTEYAGTTLRDHLGIHHPDAESRNERVAS from the coding sequence ATGAGCAAACCGCTCAAGCAGATCCACCTCGCGGCCCACTTCCCCGGTGTCAACAACACCACCGTGTGGAGCGACCCCTCGGCCGGAAGCCACATCGAGTTCAGCTCCTTCGTGGAGTTCGCGCAGATCGCCGAGCGTGCGAAGTTCGACTTCCTCTTCCTCGCGGAAGGGCTGCGGCTGCGTGAACAGGGCGGGAAGATATACGACTTGGACGTAGTCGGGCGTCCCGACACCTTCACCGTCCTCGCCGCGCTCGCCGCCGTCACCGACCGCCTCGGTCTGACCGGCACCATCAACTCCACCTTCAACGAGCCCTACGAGGTGGCCCGCCAGTTCGCCTCCCTCGACCACCTCTCCGCCGGACGCGCCGCCTGGAACGTGGTCACCTCCTGGGACGCCTTCACCGGCGAGAACTTCCGGCGGGGAGGCTTCCTGCCGCAGGAGGAGCGGTACTCGCGGGCGAAGGAGTTCCTCGCCACCGCTCACGAGCTGTTCGACTCGTGGCACGGGGACGAGATCCTCGCCGACCAGGAGACGGGGCACTTCCTGCGCGAAGCCAAGGCCGGGGCCTTCGAGCACCGGGGGCAACACTTCGACATCCAGGGGCAGTTCAACGTCCCGCGCAGTCCGCAGGGACGGCCGGTGATCTTCCAGGCGGGGGACTCGGAGGAGGGGCGCGAGTTCGCCGCGTCGAGCGCCGACGCCATCTTCAGCCGCCATGCCACGCTCAAGGAGGGGCAGGCGTTCTACCGGGACGTCAAGGACCGTCTCGTACGGTACGGCCGGGACCGCGACCAGCTCCTCATCCTGCCCGCCGCCACCTTCGTGCTCGGCGACACCGAGGCCGAGGCGCAGGAGACCGCCCGCGAGGTCCGTCGCCTCCAGGTCAGCGGAGCCACCGCCCTCAAGCACCTCGAATTCGTCTGGAACCGGGACCTGTCCTCGTACGATCCGGACGGTCCGCTGCCGGACGTCGAGCCGGATCTCGGGGAACACACCGTCGCCCGGGGGCGCGCCCAGGTCCGCATGTACCGCGACCCGCTCGCGATCGTCCGCGAGTGGCGTGAGAAGGCCGAGGCCAACAACTGGTCCATCCGTGACCTCGTCATCGAGACCGGCAACCGACAGTCCTTCGTCGGCACGCCCGAAACCGTCGCCGCCGAGATCGACGAACTCGTCCAGGCCGACGCCTCCGACGGCTTCATCCTCGTCCCGCACATCACTCCCGGGGGGCTGGCTCCCTTCGCGGACAAGGTGGTTCCGCTGCTCCAGGAGCGCGGCGTCTTCCGTACGGAGTACGCGGGGACGACCCTGCGCGACCACCTGGGGATCCACCACCCCGACGCGGAGAGCCGCAACGAGCGGGTGGCGTCGTGA
- a CDS encoding TetR family transcriptional regulator — protein MREVLAESAFALFLEHGFERTTVDDIVARAGVGRRSFFRYFPSKEDAVFPDHDRCLADMTAFLEAAGDAEPVGAVCDAAHLVMRMYAAKPEFSVQRYRLTREVPGLRTYELSVVRRYERTLAAYLRTRWDGTSDGALRAEVVAAAVVAAHNNALRTWLRTGGEGDADAAVDHALGTVREVWAGGKAVASGEPDEGEVIVMVARKGAPLWRVVQQVESALTEGRE, from the coding sequence ATGCGCGAAGTCCTCGCGGAGTCCGCCTTCGCGCTCTTCCTGGAGCACGGCTTCGAACGGACCACCGTGGACGACATCGTCGCGCGCGCCGGGGTCGGACGGCGGTCCTTCTTCCGCTACTTCCCCTCCAAGGAGGACGCGGTCTTCCCCGACCACGACCGCTGCCTCGCCGACATGACGGCCTTTCTGGAGGCCGCCGGTGACGCGGAACCCGTGGGCGCGGTGTGCGACGCCGCCCACCTGGTCATGCGCATGTACGCCGCGAAGCCGGAATTCTCCGTCCAGCGCTACCGGTTGACGCGTGAGGTCCCCGGTTTGCGCACGTACGAACTCTCCGTCGTGCGCCGGTACGAACGCACCCTGGCCGCCTACCTCCGCACCCGCTGGGACGGTACGTCCGACGGCGCGCTGCGTGCCGAAGTGGTCGCGGCGGCGGTGGTCGCCGCCCACAACAACGCCCTGCGGACCTGGCTGCGCACGGGCGGCGAAGGCGACGCCGACGCGGCCGTCGACCACGCGCTGGGTACGGTCCGCGAGGTGTGGGCGGGCGGCAAAGCCGTGGCGTCCGGGGAGCCGGACGAGGGCGAGGTGATCGTGATGGTCGCGCGCAAGGGCGCCCCGCTGTGGCGGGTGGTCCAGCAGGTCGAGTCCGCGCTGACGGAGGGCCGCGAGTGA
- a CDS encoding amino acid ABC transporter ATP-binding protein, whose product MSTTDTANASDAANASDAAEARAVAVAVEVHGVHKWFGAQHVLDGVELTVRPGEVTVVLGPSGSGKSTLLRVINHLEKPEAGHVSLNGEPIGVRRHGERLKELSERVILAQRSRIGFVFQNFNLFPHLTVLDNVAAAPVATGKLSKPEAQALARDLLTRVGLADKAAAYPRQLSGGQQQRVAIARALALRPGVILFDEPTSALDPELVGEVLEVIKDLARSGVTLVIVTHEIGFAREIADRVVFMDAGRIVEQGPPAQVLDHPEHDRTRDFLSKVL is encoded by the coding sequence ATGAGCACCACGGATACGGCGAACGCCTCGGATGCGGCGAACGCCTCGGATGCGGCTGAGGCGCGTGCCGTCGCCGTCGCCGTCGAAGTGCACGGGGTTCACAAGTGGTTCGGAGCCCAACACGTGCTGGACGGAGTCGAGTTGACCGTACGTCCCGGAGAGGTCACGGTCGTCCTCGGGCCCTCCGGGTCGGGGAAGTCCACCCTGCTGAGAGTGATCAACCACCTGGAGAAGCCCGAGGCAGGGCACGTCAGCCTGAACGGTGAACCCATCGGGGTGCGGCGGCACGGCGAACGGCTCAAGGAGCTGAGCGAGCGGGTCATCCTGGCCCAGCGCAGCCGCATCGGCTTCGTCTTCCAGAACTTCAACCTCTTCCCCCACCTGACCGTCCTCGACAACGTGGCCGCGGCCCCGGTGGCGACCGGCAAGCTCAGCAAACCCGAGGCCCAGGCGCTCGCCCGCGACCTGCTCACCCGGGTGGGGCTCGCCGACAAGGCGGCGGCGTACCCCCGGCAACTGTCCGGCGGCCAGCAGCAGCGGGTAGCCATCGCCCGCGCCCTCGCCCTGCGGCCCGGAGTCATCCTCTTCGACGAGCCGACCTCGGCGCTCGACCCGGAGCTGGTCGGCGAGGTGCTGGAGGTCATCAAGGACCTCGCCCGCAGCGGCGTCACCCTCGTCATCGTCACCCACGAGATCGGCTTCGCCCGGGAGATCGCCGACCGGGTGGTCTTCATGGACGCCGGGCGCATCGTCGAACAGGGGCCGCCCGCGCAGGTGTTGGACCACCCGGAGCACGACAGGACCAGGGACTTCCTGAGCAAGGTGCTCTGA
- a CDS encoding LLM class flavin-dependent oxidoreductase: MTTPAPLHLAVALDGTGWHPASWRTENARPHALLTAPYWQDLITEAEHGLLDFVTIEDGLGLQSSHLTDPDDRTDQVRGRLDAVLVAARIAPRTRHIGIVPTAITTHTEPFHLSKALATLDYVSTGRAGVRVQISAKPHEAAHFGRRKIDPLPDGDYNSPAGQEAVRGLFDEAADYVEAVRRLWDSWEDDAEIRDVATGRFVDRDKLHYVDFEGEHFSVKGPSITPRPPQGQPIVTALGHASIPYRLIARSADVGYVTPHDADQARAVLAEIRAEQAAAGRADDTLHVFGDLVVFLDDEPGAARARRERLDALAGEPYTSDARIFAGTPAELADLLQELQAPGLTGFRLRPAVVADDLPAITRSLVPELQRRAAFRTSYEADTLRGLLGLPRPASRYATASA, translated from the coding sequence ATGACCACCCCGGCCCCCCTCCACCTCGCCGTCGCCCTCGACGGCACCGGCTGGCACCCCGCCTCCTGGCGCACCGAGAACGCCCGCCCCCACGCCCTCCTCACCGCCCCCTACTGGCAAGACCTGATCACCGAAGCCGAGCACGGCCTCCTCGACTTCGTCACCATCGAGGACGGCCTCGGCCTCCAGTCCTCCCACCTCACCGATCCCGACGACCGCACCGACCAGGTCCGCGGCCGCCTCGACGCCGTCCTCGTCGCCGCCCGCATCGCCCCCCGCACCCGCCACATCGGCATCGTTCCGACCGCGATCACCACCCACACCGAGCCCTTCCACCTCTCCAAGGCCCTCGCCACCCTCGACTACGTGAGCACCGGCCGTGCGGGCGTCCGTGTGCAGATCAGCGCCAAGCCCCACGAGGCCGCCCACTTCGGCCGCCGTAAGATCGATCCCCTCCCGGACGGCGACTACAACAGCCCCGCAGGTCAGGAGGCCGTACGCGGCCTCTTCGACGAAGCCGCCGACTACGTCGAGGCCGTGCGTCGTCTCTGGGACAGCTGGGAGGACGACGCCGAGATCCGGGACGTCGCCACCGGCCGTTTCGTCGACCGCGACAAGCTCCACTACGTCGACTTCGAGGGCGAGCACTTCAGCGTCAAGGGACCCTCCATCACGCCCCGGCCGCCCCAGGGGCAGCCGATCGTCACCGCGCTGGGCCACGCGAGCATCCCGTACCGGCTCATCGCGCGTTCCGCCGACGTCGGTTACGTCACCCCGCACGACGCCGACCAGGCCCGAGCCGTCCTCGCGGAGATCCGTGCCGAGCAGGCCGCCGCCGGGCGCGCCGACGACACCCTGCACGTGTTCGGGGACCTGGTGGTGTTCCTGGACGACGAGCCGGGCGCCGCCCGGGCCCGGCGGGAGCGGCTGGACGCGCTCGCCGGTGAGCCGTACACCAGCGATGCCCGGATCTTCGCCGGTACGCCCGCCGAACTCGCCGACCTGCTCCAGGAGTTGCAGGCGCCAGGGCTGACGGGGTTCCGGCTGCGGCCCGCCGTCGTGGCCGACGACCTCCCCGCCATCACCCGGAGCCTGGTGCCCGAGCTCCAGCGCCGTGCGGCCTTCCGGACCTCGTACGAAGCGGACACCCTGCGCGGGCTTCTCGGGCTGCCCCGCCCCGCCAGCCGCTACGCCACCGCGAGCGCCTGA
- a CDS encoding amino acid ABC transporter permease produces the protein MSDSPGVAVSSGTAASAETIPRPDSPAPGPTAPSQPPEPPKPSRASAATTPPKAQRVLPLRRPGRWIATAIVLVLAAQFVHGLITNPFYQWDRFQYWFLRPTILDGLLITLEVTAYSAVLGLIGGVVLAVARLSQSPVLRTVSWVYTWLFRSVPLIVVLLFLYNFSALYQTLSVGVPFGPAFFTFDESRLATDMVVAVVGLSLNEAAYAAEVVRGGLLSVDQGQQEAASALGLPKRYQFARIVFPQALRSIVPNYVNQLIGLVKATSLVFYVSLLDLFGSVQSMGSTNPGDIVPLLLVATVWYLILTSVVSVIQFYVERHYSRGALRTLPPTPLQKVRTGLTELRARARRETAK, from the coding sequence ATGAGTGACTCTCCCGGTGTCGCTGTGTCCTCCGGCACGGCAGCGTCCGCCGAGACGATCCCCCGTCCCGACTCGCCCGCCCCGGGCCCGACAGCCCCCTCTCAGCCCCCCGAGCCCCCGAAACCGTCGCGGGCCTCGGCCGCGACGACGCCCCCGAAGGCACAGCGCGTGCTGCCGCTGCGGCGGCCGGGACGCTGGATCGCCACGGCGATCGTCCTGGTCCTCGCCGCACAGTTCGTGCACGGCCTGATCACCAATCCCTTCTACCAGTGGGACCGCTTCCAGTACTGGTTCCTGCGCCCCACCATCCTCGACGGGCTGCTCATCACCCTCGAAGTCACCGCCTACAGCGCGGTGTTGGGGCTCATCGGGGGTGTGGTGCTGGCCGTCGCCAGGCTTTCGCAGAGCCCCGTGCTGCGCACGGTCAGCTGGGTGTACACCTGGCTCTTCCGGTCGGTGCCGCTGATCGTCGTCCTACTGTTCCTCTACAACTTCAGCGCGCTCTACCAGACGCTCAGCGTGGGCGTGCCGTTCGGCCCCGCCTTCTTCACCTTCGACGAGTCCCGTCTCGCCACCGACATGGTCGTCGCCGTGGTCGGGCTCAGCCTCAACGAGGCCGCGTACGCCGCCGAAGTCGTCCGCGGCGGGCTGCTCTCGGTCGACCAGGGCCAGCAGGAGGCGGCGTCCGCTCTGGGTCTGCCCAAGCGCTACCAGTTCGCCCGCATCGTCTTCCCGCAGGCCCTGCGCTCCATCGTTCCGAACTACGTCAACCAGCTGATCGGCCTGGTCAAAGCCACCTCGCTGGTCTTCTACGTCTCGCTGCTCGACCTGTTCGGCTCGGTGCAGAGCATGGGTAGCACCAACCCCGGCGACATCGTTCCGCTGCTCCTGGTCGCCACCGTCTGGTACCTGATCCTGACGAGCGTCGTCTCCGTCATCCAGTTCTACGTCGAACGCCACTACTCGCGCGGCGCACTGCGCACGCTGCCGCCGACCCCGCTCCAGAAGGTGCGGACCGGCCTGACCGAACTGCGGGCGCGTGCCCGGAGGGAGACCGCGAAATGA